The Mesorhizobium sp. AR02 genomic interval ACACCCTGGAAGGCAGCGAGGCGCCGGGAATAATGATCGCGCACCAGAAGCAGCAGGCCGCAATGCGAACAGGTGGCCGGCTGTGTCGTCACGTTCTCGGTGATGCCCTTGCAGTGCACGCATTGCATGCGCCGCGCCAGCGAGCCGCGATGTTCTGTCTGCATCGAGGTGTGGTCTATGCCGGCTTCGAGCGCCACCTGCATCGCCTGCCCGATCAGACCTTCGGTGCCGGCAAGGTAGAGGCGCAAGCCCATATGCGCGTTGCTCAGCGTCTGCTTCAGGCGCGGCAGCAGGCTGGCGAAGGACGGCGCCTGATGAAACTGCGCCGGCTTCAGCGCTTCGAGAGCTGCGACATGCTTGCCGTCGGGACCGGGAATGAAGACGATCTCAGCCCCGTCGAAGAAACCAGGCGGAGCCACCCTGGCCATGTCAAGGATGGCCAGCGCGCCTTCCGCATCCGCCACGAAAAGATGGTGCTTACCGGGCTGCGGAGACAGGGTTCCGTAGATGGGCCGGCTGATGATGGTCTTGGCTGCCATTCTCGCTTTGTGCCTTAAA includes:
- a CDS encoding dimethylamine monooxygenase subunit DmmA family protein; amino-acid sequence: MAAKTIISRPIYGTLSPQPGKHHLFVADAEGALAILDMARVAPPGFFDGAEIVFIPGPDGKHVAALEALKPAQFHQAPSFASLLPRLKQTLSNAHMGLRLYLAGTEGLIGQAMQVALEAGIDHTSMQTEHRGSLARRMQCVHCKGITENVTTQPATCSHCGLLLLVRDHYSRRLAAFQGVCINAEDRSEIPPMEEASP